A stretch of Plasmodium chabaudi chabaudi strain AS genome assembly, chromosome: 14 DNA encodes these proteins:
- a CDS encoding fam-a protein: MNKFYIQIVFFLLSVSVYLNNRTLATESAPENATKTKSKKNSYATPEEIYENNKHLLCTDSLEIRHARNLIRDAVKHLKYYAKSKNYDYVIEGKPYDHMLYCEQNFQNNINVKKIKHTVDNPNKYNDVINEAWDPDHPKFFDTGDVERKIVRVYNPNLVLIQQRYKNWRFEHQKYFYALAAKAQLSEDVAVIIMASPIINDHNPSKRKYKNKVIKSANLFEIEIDSEDDIREGKLQKTSVNVAGYYIEKTYYGYFDVTYIESIDKHGSI, encoded by the exons atgaataaattttatattcaaattgttttttttcttttaagtGTCTCAgtatatttgaataataGAACCCTTGCAACTGAGTCTGCTCCAGAAAATGCTACAAAAAccaaatcaaaaaaaaatagctatgCTAC TCCagaagaaatatatgaaaacaaCAAGCACCTATTATGTACCGATTCTTTAGAAATTAGACATGCAAGAAATCTTATTCGTGACGCTGTAAagcatttaaaatattatgctaaaagtaaaaattatgattatGTAATAGAGGGTAAACCTTATGATCATATGCTTTATTGTGAACagaattttcaaaataatataaatgttaaaaaaataaaacatacaGTTGATAATCCGAATAAG TATAATGACGTAATAAATGAGGCATGGGATCCCGATCATCCCAAATTTTTCGACACTGGCGATGTTGAAA gAAAAATTGTCCGTGTGTACAATCCAAATTTAGTATTGATACAACAACGTTACAAAAATTGGCGTTTTGAGCAtcagaaatatttttatgctttAGCTGCAAAGGCTCAA ttATCAGAAGATGTAGCTGTAATTATTATGGCTTCACCAATTATAAATGATCACAACCCTTccaaaagaaaatataaaaacaaagtCATAAAAAGCGCAAATTTATTCGAAATTGAAATCGATTCTGAAGATGACATTAGAGAAggaaaattacaaaaaacaTCTGTTAATGTAGCTGGATATTACATTGAAAAAACATACTACGGTTATTTTGATGTCACCTATATCGAATCT aTTGATAAACATGGTTCcatttaa
- a CDS encoding fam-a protein — translation MNKFYTQIIFLLLSITIYVNNETLATEPASKENATKPASKENATEPASKENATEPASEENATPPLSHRDRAEEIYEENKHLLCINPEEIINADKLMNEAVKHLKMHATTINSYEMCGFSLYDGVSYYKKIYKNHTQISKAHLIVCNPNKYNEIIKMLWDPGLKNYFNNGSVKISRVYNPNLVMIQQRYKKKLGRRQKYFYALAKKVEISDDTTIITMTSANINDHNPSDEEYKNTIVESANLFTTDIDSEDDIRKGKLKKVFVNLAGYLIEKKSYYVYVTYVESINGHTSIKPIWRDNAPLSDMLPHLNLYEP, via the exons atgaataaattttatactcaaataatttttttacttttatccATCACCATATATGTGAATAATGAAACCCTTGCAACTGAGCCAGCCTCAAAAGAGAATGCAACTAAGCCAGCCTCAAAAGAGAATGCAACTGAGCCAGCCTCAAAAGAGAATGCAACTGAGCCAGCCTCAGAAGAGAATGCAACACCCCCATTAAGTCATCG tGATCGGGCagaagaaatatatgaagAAAACAAGCACCTATTATGCATCAATCCCgaagaaattataaatgcAGACAAACTTATGAACGAAGCTGTAaagcatttaaaaatgcatGCTACAACTATAAATAGTTATGAAATGTGTGGGTTTAGTCTTTATGATGGTGTATcgtattataaaaaaatatataaaaaccaTACACAGATTTCAAAAGCTCATTTAATAGTTTGTAATCCCAATAAG tataatgaaataataaagatgtTATGGGATCCTGGtcttaaaaattatttcaataATGGCTCTGTTAAAA TTTCCCGTGTGTACAATCCAAATTTAGTAATGATACAACAAcgatacaaaaaaaaacttggACGTCGccagaaatatttttatgctttAGCTAAAAAGGTTGAA atATCAGATGACACAACTATAATTACCATGACCTcagcaaatataaatgatcaCAATCCTTCCGatgaagaatataaaaacactATCGTAGAAAGCGCAAATTTATTCACAACTGACATAGATTCTGAAGATGATAttagaaaaggaaaattaaaaaaagtatttgTGAACTTAGCTGGATACCtcattgaaaaaaaatcctATTATGTTTATGTCACCTATGTCGAATCT aTTAATGGACATACTTCCATTAAACCCATATGGCGTGATAACGCTCCTTTAAGTGACATGCTCCctcatttaaatttgtatgaaccataa
- a CDS encoding lysophospholipase, putative, translating into MKFNDDELRNTKSNLDGNPKIGWLCNKKGLLLKTYRWLAKNATGVILLIHGLKAHIRLTFMRINLKMPNGNEGLIVDTNNYYIYKDSWIEKFNQSGYSVYALDLQGHGESQGWKNVRGDFSSFYDLIDDVLQYMNQIQDEISNDNQTDGESYDIVSTKKKKLPMYVIGYSTGGNIALRILQLLNKEKEDRIKAWNSNNYKNSNIILDNSTDVNDIDNGMSNYKNGDPGTSSASTSATTNAIISANDKHKGCYNSLDKFNIKGCITISGMIRIKSKRDPGNKSLKYFYLPIIKLLSLILPYKRFLPLSSYKGSAYIANVSKHDKFRNNNGITFKSMYELIKATITLDYNINYMPKDVPLLFVHSKDDRVCSYEWTALFHNKVKVDKKDLYTLDDMGHAITMKPGNEEVLKKIIDWIYDLRNGEDEIEDEI; encoded by the coding sequence atgaaatttaATGATGATGAATTAAGAAATACAAAATCCAATTTAGATGGCAATCCTAAGATAGGTTGgttatgtaataaaaagggtttacttttaaaaacatatagaTGGCTAGCTAAAAATGCTACAGGAGTTATATTGTTAATACATGGATTAAAAGCTCACATTCGATTAACTTTTATGagaataaatttaaaaatgccAAATGGTAATGAAGGCTTAATAGTAGATACTAATAAttactatatttataaagatAGTTGGattgaaaaatttaatcaAAGTGGTTATTCAGTATATGCACTAGATTTACAAGGACATGGTGAATCACAAGGATGGAAAAATGTAAGAGGCGATTTTAGTTCTTTTTATGATCTAATTGATGATGTACTACAATATATGAATCAAATTCAAGATGAAATATCAAATGATAATCAAACGGATGGTGAATCTTATGATATTGTAtcaactaaaaaaaaaaaacttccTATGTATGTTATTGGATATTCGACAGGAGGAAATATTGCTTTAAGAATAttacaattattaaataaagaaaaagaagacAGAATTAAGGCGTGGAATTCAAataactataaaaatagtaacatCATTTTAGACAACTCTACTGATGTTAATGATATTGACAATGGTATGAGTAATTACAAAAATGGTGATCCAGGTACTTCTAGTGCTAGTACCTCTGCTACGACAAATGCCATTATTAGCGCCAACGATAAACATAAAGGATGCTATAATTCTTTAGATAAATTCAATATTAAAGGATGCATAACTATATCTGGTATGATAAGAATAAAATCAAAACGGGATCCTGGAAACAAATCACTtaagtatttttatttacctataataaaattactGTCTCTCATCTTACCTTATAAGCGATTTTTGCCATTATCAAGTTATAAAGGATCCGCATACATTGCTAATGTAAGTAAACATGATAAatttagaaataataatggaatAACATTTAAATCCATGTATGAGCTTATAAAAGCAACAATCACATTggattataatattaattatatgccAAAAGATGttcctttattatttgtgcATTCAAAAGATGATAGAGTTTGTTCTTATGAATGGACAGCTTTGTTTCATAATAAAGTGAAAgttgataaaaaagattTATATACTCTTGATGATATGGGCCATGCTATAACGATGAAGCCCGGAAATGAAgaagttttaaaaaaaattattgatTGGATTTATGATTTAAGGAATGGTGAAGATGAAATAGAAgatgaaatataa
- a CDS encoding early transcribed membrane protein 13 yields MNTLKVFFVFYVLYITTCFFNPCFCEEENDSLGSSDYSDQSVSTLKNIDSVVEKKRRKKRVAIALLSSGIVASILGVLYCMYRSPNIGRYNWIRSFDFLYPNKQREFEQPDGEKPTTSTEYTEPLGINKVNVKGKLKENTNEADIPLKRFNAFMDNVKVAAKHHFNDLSNEQQQYLINDYDYIRKIVQTLDENRNANISRMQEDMAVLNVEHFLKEQYQQNVDIKL; encoded by the coding sequence ATGAACACTCTCAAAGTTTTTTTCGTATTTTATgtgttatatattactacatgtttttttaaccCTTGTTTTTGTGAAGAGGAAAATGATTCTTTAGGATCAAGTGATTATTCAGACCAAAGTGTGAGCacattaaaaaacattGATAGTGttgtagaaaaaaaaagaaggaaGAAAAGGGTTGCAATTGCTTTGTTGTCATCAGGGATTGTGGCAAGTATTCTTGGGGTACTTTATTGTATGTATAGATCGCCCAATATAGGAAGATATAATTGGATTAGAagttttgattttttataccCTAATAAACAAAGAGAATTTGAACAGCCTGACGGAGAAAAACCAACTACTAGTACAGAATATACCGAACCATtaggaataaataaagtaaatgtaaaaggaaaattaaaagaaaacacAAATGAAGCCGACATTCCTTTGAAAAGGTTTAATGCATTTATGGATAATGTGAAAGTGGCTGCTAAACACCATTTCAACGATTTATCAAATGAACAACAACAATATTTAATCAATGATTACGATTATATAAGGAAAATTGTTCAGACTTTAGATGAAAATAGGAACGCTAATATTTCAAGAATGCAGGAAGATATGGCAGTTTTAAACGTGGAGCATTTTCTTAAAGAACAATATCAACAAAATGtggatataaaattataa
- a CDS encoding fam-a protein encodes MNKFYIQIVLFFLSVSVYLNNKILATELVPRTFTKTKSKKRYDTSQEIYEKNNHLLCTDPEELINAEKYMKEAVEHFKYHAMYLNGYQPIERNPNSSVFYFKKKHEGHIVEKIERRVHHPDKYNEVVNMSWNFDHATFPNARSVKRKIARVYNPNLVVMQQRYRRWRLGRQKYFYALASKITENTNLIVMVSADINDHHPSKKKYENKIIKNTNVFKIDIDSEDDIRKGKLQKTFVNIAGYLIQKYDQYVDITFVASIDGHSCI; translated from the exons atgaataaattttatattcaaatcgttttattttttttaagcgTCTCAGTATAtctgaataataaaatccTTGCAACTGAACTTGTTCCAAGAACATTTACAAAAACCAAATCAAAAAAACGTTATGATAC TTCAcaagaaatatatgaaaaaaacaatcaCTTATTGTGTACCGATCCCGAAGAGCTTATAAACgcggaaaaatatatgaaagaaGCTGTAGAACATTTTAAGTACCATGCTATGTATTTAAATGGTTATCAACCTATTGAAAGAAATCCTAATTCGAGTGTGttctattttaaaaaaaaacatgaagGTCATATAgttgaaaaaattgaacGTCGAGTTCATCATCCCGATAAG TATAATGAAGTAGTAAACATGTCATGGAATTTCGATCATGCCACATTTCCCAATGCTAGATCTGTTAAAA gAAAAATCGCCCGTGTGTACAATCCAAATTTAGTAGTAATGCAGCAACGTTACAGACGTTGGCGTTTGGGCCGtcagaaatatttttatgctttAGCTTCAAAG aTAACAGAAAACACAAACTTAATTGTCATGGTTTCAGCAGATATAAATGATCACCACCcttccaaaaaaaaatatgaaaacaaaatcataaaaaacACAAATGTATTCAAAATTGACATAGACTCTGAAGATGATAttagaaaaggaaaattacaaaaaacgTTTGTTAACATAGCTGGATACCTCATTCAAAAATACGACCAATATGTTGATATCACCTTTGTCGCATCT aTTGATGGACATTCTTgtatttaa
- a CDS encoding cytoadherence linked asexual protein, putative: protein MVLFRNITEVALIVLGVIIGNAFCHSAEDNVNELKKMIDNKELYDNLMKLQRELIKSLESDNVKFPKATSESKKYIDTSNFKVINCDNAENGGDGIECIIPEERTGLEDIIKYENIAKTEGMKLYTQEDSRLIKRKMILIRGLKVAKVMTLSMDVYRETGDLKKALNAVDDILYGEAGSNDERKDQAVNKNGKYLDMLMHDIDKQKLFEMSDGFFTTDGSFEFGENLERIARQHRIGLFQLIGPHFPVLGHLITLSLANKNYVNFFEKGKGHFISWQKILSFNMSDRFKALDLMCNVEGSVDILNKRRISYLEQNRKAVFDECNILEFLIHHFNKYQLSLISRTYDDEFKSYYLFEHKDMKDDFFRYMCNSSKNCNIYNSDRFLDNDNDDNKAVLKNVKSFNVDAPFDVKDNFGVFAHNYLDFSPQQIVYMHFYNLSGILNNEIEAYVGSLYLPGYYNAIQLAFDDEVTLKDQFTNLTKCVTSCKAYDKKNKSSNKSKKLTAKEEKIVSKCNICKGAFDMMTLKNEYSLSMVEKFYNYVTKVIEAKSLGSIVTNMNIYDEYDNLLSNDLNWYTFLFLFRLTSYKKIHEASVGEAMYYDLKDEDKHVKTMVTDHWYPSGVKRAYTLYVRSHVAPDLLSVLEGLLRPETIEKMKKVVQYVIHVNSFMQLDFFHALNEPPRGMFRRNPISRDLEAQFVSWYFNISSGYFFLHYDNPGRKAELYRKPASQRFVAPKYDELVEIFKKYIQSGYEYYFKQRHVKNLIESHDTFNISNKIMMMRDSYELYMKNYKDIIFFAEPFIIYKYLSLVPKLRRMTERFNFIFHYTPGNAYNFYKYGMIYGFKLNKEYLKEVGDELVYIYKNNKDTFSDVTFLQTLYLLCRKLEGKAGSHRRNDSTSLTNIYMLNVSKNYSRLSKEARIKELDDSMKSKFLGKTLYTVLHAMFSTQINKNLNELDKDYAKAKLIGLTMDEDAYFKVAFVHYGSIIDSITNSLMPLYAKKPITQLRYGKTFIFANYFGFIAQIYGILKLNNMKMLCEHQAIVSANSYSMEKKIQYFLKKIFAIVTYFAVLRVYSVIDEPMWWTFWAGQAAFGRQSFFHIMMYYTMHMGVTIWSESGRVLPRPLYDELQDQASDMFIPEPPEKPELHAFHQNYVFGLVIAFTYLFSVYATFRWYVFYTNVIYYFVMPVRFLSSYHRPYQEWFSRTTVELVKSKTIDQVLKLANKIIRGLKSRSEYNEAINARLHDRYFKRLIEGKRSNGIIPTMAQMKELDKMSYTMYKDDNILFEGVSEEEEFLNDRGII from the exons ATGGTGTTATTTCGTAATATAACGGAGGTGGCCCTGATCGTATTGGGGGTGATAATTGGGAATGCGTTTTGCCATTCCGCTGAAGATAATGTTAATGAactaaagaaaatgattgATAACAAAgaattatatgataatttaatGAAATTGCAACgtgaattaataaaatcgTTAGAATCAGATAACGTAAAGTTTCCAAAGGCAACGAGCGAATctaagaaatatattgataCATCTAATTTTAAGGTAATAAATTGTGATAACGCTGAGAACGGTGGAGATGGTATTGAATGCATTATACCAGAAGAGCGAACAGGATTGGaggatataataaaatatgagaaTATTGCAAAAACTGAGGGTATGAAGTTGTACACTCAAGAGGATTCGAGGTTGATTAAGAGAAAGATGATACTTATAAGAGGTTTGAAAGTAGCAAAAGTGATGACTTTGAGTATGGATGTGTATAGAGAAACAGGTGATTTGAAAAAGGCTCTAAATGCGGTagatgatatattatatggtGAAGCGGGATCAAATGATGAGAGAAAGGATCAGgctgtaaataaaaatgggaaATACTTGGATATGTTGATGCATGATATTGACAAGCAAAAGTTGTTTGAAATGAGTGACGGGTTTTTCACGACAGACGGAAGCTTTGAGTTTGGGGAGAATTTGGAGCGTATCGCTAGACAGCACCGCATAGGGTTGTTTCAGTTGATCGGGCCACACTTCCCAG TACTCGGGCACCTCATCACGCTTTCACTGGCTAACAAAAACTATGTAAACTTTTTCGAAAAGGGAAAGGGACATTTTATAAGCTGGCAAAAAATTCTGAGTTTCAACATGTCGGACAGATTCAAGGCACTTGATTTAATGTGTAATGTCGAAGGAAGTgttgatatattaaataaaagaagaaTATCTTATTTAGAGCAAAATAGAAAGGCGGTATTTGATGAATGCAATATTTtagaatttttaattcatcatTTTAATAAGTATCAATTGTCTTTAATTTCAAGGACTTATGATGATGAATTTAAATCATATTATCTTTTTGAACACAAAGATATGAAAGACGATTTTTTTAGATATATGTGTAATAGTTCAAAGaattgtaatatatacaatagtGATCGTTTCTTGgataatgataatgatgataataagGCTGTATTGAAAAATGTGAAATCGTTTAATGTAGATGCACCTTTCGATGTGAAAGACAATTTTGGTGTTTTTGCGCACAATTATTTGGATTTTTCCCCACAGCAAATTGTGTACATGCACTTCTACAACTTGTCTGGAATATTGA aTAACGAAATCGAGGCATATGTGGGTTCTTTGTACCTTCCCGGATATTACAATG CGATCCAACTCGCCTTTGATGATGAAGTAACTTTGAAGGACCAATTCACGAATTTAACTAAat GTGTTACGAGCTGTAAGGCatatgacaaaaaaaataaatcttcGAATAAATCAAAGAAATTAACAGccaaagaagaaaaaatcgTGTCAAAATGTAACATTTGCAAAGGAGCTTTCGATATGATGACtttgaaaaatgaatacAGCTTATCAATGgttgaaaaattttataattatgttaCAAAAGTAATTGAAGCTAAATCGTTAGGAAGTATAGTGAccaatatgaatatttatgaCGAATATGACAACCTTTTATCAAATGATTTAAATTGGTAcacatttttgtttttgttcCGATTAACAAGCTACAAaa AGATTCATGAAGCAAGTGTGGGTGAAGCTATGTATTACGACTTGAAAGATGAGGACAAACACGTTAAAACAATGGTGACAGATCATTGGTATCCATCTGGCGTAAAAAGGGCTTATACCCTATATGTAAGGTCTCACGTAGCTCCAGATCTTTTATCAG TGTTGGAAGGCTTGCTAAGACCCGAAACAATTgaaaagatgaaaaaggTCGTACAATACGTTATACACGTAAACTCTTTTATGCAATTAGATTTTTTCCACGCATTAAATGAACCACCACGTGGAATGTTCAGAAGAAACCCTATATCTAGGGATCTTGAAGCTCAATTTGTTAGCTggtattttaatatatcgtcaggatatttctttttacaTTATGATAATCCAGGTAGAAAAGCCGAACTTTATAGAAAGCCAGCTTCACAAAGATTTGTAGCTCCTAAATATGACGAATTAGtagaaatatttaagaaatatattcaaagtggttatgaatattattttaaacagAGACATGTAAAGAATTTGATAGAATCACATGATACATTTAACATAagcaataaaataatgatgatgaGAGATTCGTATGAATTATACATGAAGaattataaagatataattttttttgcagaaccatttattatatataaatatttatcactCGTTCCAAAATTGCGCAGAATGACTGAAAggtttaattttatttttcattatacgCCAGGAAATGCTTATAACTTTTACAAATATGGTATGATTTATGGGTTTAAGCTGAACAAAGAATACTTGAAAGAAGTTGGTGATGAACTagtctatatttataaaaataacaaagaTACATTCAGTGATGTGACATTCCTACAGACGCTGTATTTGTTGTGCAGGAAACTTGAAGGCAAGGCCGGATCCCACAGGCGAAACGATTCGACG AGCCTGACCAACATCTACATGTTAAACGTTTCAAAGAACTACTCACGATTAAGTAAAGAGGCACGAATTAAAGAACTTGACGATAGCATGAAATCCAAGTTTTTGGGGAAGACATTGTATACCGTTCTTCATGCAATGTTTTCAACACAAATAAACAAGAATCTGAATGAGTTGGACAAAGATTACGCAAAGGCGAAATTGATTGGGTTAACTATGGATGAAGACGCTTATTTCAAGGTTGCGTTTGTACATTATGGTAGCATAATTGACTCCATAACGAACAGCTTGATGCCATTGTATGCGAAGAAACCAATTACACAGTTACGCTATGGaaaaacttttatttttgcgAATTATTTTGGATTTATAGCACAGATATACGGAATTCTTAAgcttaataatatgaagATGCTTTGTGAGCATCAAGCAATTGTATCGGCGAACAGCTATTCCATGGAGAAGAAAATACaatactttttaaaaaaaatcttcGCAATTGTCACATACTTTGCTGTGCTCAGGGTTTACAGTGTGATCGATGAACCAATGTGGTGGACGTTTTGGGCGGGTCAAGCTGCATTTGGTAGGCAAAgttttttccatattatGATGTACTACACTATGCATATGGGTGTTACTATATGGTCTGAAAGTGGCAGGGTGCTTCCAAGACCGCTTTACGATGAACTACAGGATCAGGCGAGTGATATGTTTATACCGGAGCCACCAGAGAAGCCAGAATTACATGCATTCCatcaaaattatgtatttgGATTGGTTATTGCGTTTACTTACCTGTTTTCAGTTTACGCTACTTTCCGTTGGTATGTGTTTTATACAAACGTGATATACTATTTTGTTATGCCAGTAAGGTTTTTAAGTTCTTATCATAGACCTTACCAAGAATGGTTTTCCAGAACCACAGTAGAATTAGTGAAAAGTAAAACGATCGATCAAGTTTTAAAGTTGgcaaacaaaattatacgAGGCCTGAAAAGTAGAAGCGAATACAACGAGGCGATAAATGCTAGGTTACATGACAGATATTTTAAGAGATTAATAGAAGGAAAACGAAGTAATGGAATAATACCGACTATGGCACAAATGAAAGAGTTAGATAAAATGAGCTATACAATGTATAAAGATGAtaacatattatttgaGGGTGTAAGTGAAGAGGAAGAATTCCTGAACGATAGGGGAATAATATAA
- a CDS encoding erythrocyte membrane antigen 1, producing the protein MNVISLSIIPPIIFSIVLARNRLGSELIIDCFSFLNTIAKEICSVSEPLNMDYDPDLPNIKFIDEFDPIMLENHEGYQAGSDEPFTSETDDTIVDKVVGSSRRKNNPRGKGWYIRPYEEEYEDIIKSKFAPPKKNSQPFKSEKKKKNKQRRVTFAVPNEPEKKKLSIPHEDEKLDEGIPFFKFLFPSLGFMVRGLSL; encoded by the exons ATGAATGTAATATCATTAAGCATAATTCCCCCAATAATATTTAGTATAGTTTTAGCAAGAAACCGTTTGGGTTCAGAGCTCATCATAGACTGC ttttcaTTCTTAAATACAATAGCAAAGGAAATATGTAGTGTAAGTGAACCACTTAATATGGATTATGACCCTGATCTTCCAAATATCAAATTTATAGATGAATTCGATCCAATAATGTTAGAAAATCACGAAGGATATCAAGCTGGATCAGATGAGCCTTTTACCTCAGAAACCGATGATACTATCGTTGATAAAGTGGTCGGATCTtcaagaagaaaaaataatcccAGGGGGAAAGGATGGTATATTAGACCATATGAAGAAGAGTATgaagatataataaaatctAAGTTTGCACCTCCTAAGAAAAATTCTCAACCTTTTAAATccgagaaaaaaaaaaaaaataaacaacgCCGTGTCACTTTTGCAGTACCTAATGAacctgaaaaaaaaaaattaagtatACCCCATgaagatgaaaaattaGATGAAGGAATTCCATTCTTTAAGTTTCTCTTTCCGAGTTTAGGGTTCATGGTTCGGGGGTTATCTCTTTAG